In Populus alba chromosome 1, ASM523922v2, whole genome shotgun sequence, a single window of DNA contains:
- the LOC118062697 gene encoding glutamate receptor 2.4, producing the protein MNMFNHMIFSFFALTFLFMLKKTAAEGVHAQGINIGAIIDMSSRIGKEQRVAMEIAMEDFYGTGNQTLFLHIKDSQRDPVCAALAAMDLINNQQVQAILGPQTWEEALSVAEISSQTQVPILSLADTTPKWATERWPYLLQASPSKQEQMKAIAAIVQSWNWHQVTVIYEGTDSSAIEVTPSLFNALRDAGVGVIQGLVLPTFASTITLSKELEKLKSEQPHTEKSSSLLCVAFPHKSNTIRRASYRSSTCTVLVDSSIGPPTRDEDVLL; encoded by the exons ATGAACATGTTTAACCATAtgatcttctctttctttgcattaacctttttatttatgctGAAGAAAACAGCAGCAGAGGGAGTCCATGCACAAGGCATCAATATTGGTGCTATAATCGATATGAGTTCACGTATTGGTAAAGAGCAGAGAGTTGCCATGGAAATTGCAATGGAGGATTTCTATGGCACCGGCAATCAGACCTTGTTTCTTCACATTAAAGATTCTCAAAGGGATCCTGTCTGTGCAGCTCTTGCAG CAATGGATCTCATCAACAATCAACAAGTACAAGCCATTTTAGGACCACAGACGTGGGAAGAGGCGTTATCAGTCGCTGAGATCAGTAGCCAAACTCAGGTTCCAATTCTTTCTTTGGCTGACACCACTCCCAAATGGGCAACAGAGCGATGGCCTTACCTGCTTCAAGCTTCACCTAGCAAGCAAGAGCAAATGAAAGCCATTGCAGCTATTGTGCAATCATGGAATTGGCATCAGGTCACTGTAATATACGAAGGTACGGATTCATCAGCTATTGAAGTCACACCATCTCTCTTTAATGCCCTGAGAGATGCAGGTGTAGGAGTCATCCAAGGTCTAGTCCTCCCTACTTTTGCTTCTACCATTACGTTGTCTAAAGAGCTCGAAAAACTTAAAAGTGAGCAGCCCCACACAGAAAAATCCTCGTCTTTACTTTGTGTGGCCTTTCCACACAAGTCAAATACAATTCGGCGTGCATCCTATCGGTCTTCCACTTGCACTGTGCTTGTGGATTCGAGTATCGGACCTCCTACTCGTGACGAAGACGTTCTCCTATAA
- the LOC118062698 gene encoding LOW QUALITY PROTEIN: glutamate receptor 2.8 (The sequence of the model RefSeq protein was modified relative to this genomic sequence to represent the inferred CDS: deleted 1 base in 1 codon): MNMFNHMIFSFFALTFLFMLKKTAAEGVHAQGINIGAIIDMSSRIGKEQRVAMEIAMEDFYGTGNQTLFLHIKDSQRDPVCAALAAMDLINNQQVQAILGPQTWEEALSVAEISSQTQVPILSLADTTPKWATERWPYLLQASPSKQEQTKAIAAIVQSWNWHQVTVIYEGTDSSAIEVTPSLFNALRDAGVGVIQGLVLPTFASTITLSKELEKLKSEQSRVFVVHLSFPLAVRLFEKAKKMKMMEKDYVWITTNPITSLVHSNASIISSSMQGVIGVKSYFSERGHLFREIRQRFRRKFSIENPKDDNNEPGIYAAEAYDAVWTMAVALNGSNRGGQELLETILQVDFHGLSGKVQFIKFINERAPANRFHIINIIGNSYKELGFWSKGLGFSKTIHENSIYRSCMTDWEQALWPEGPWNTSSRGWITATSANPWRIGVPGESGYREFVHVEYDHLGNNTSFSGFAIEVFRETIKRLPFILPYEFIAFKNTSYDELVKQIHLKKYDAVVGDVVILASRYQLAEFTKPYTETGLMLIVPAQAGNRELSFIRPFTKSMWVLTAVITVYNGFIIWLIERNHCPSLKGSMLHQTGIMLWLAFNTLFSLHGGKMHSNLSRMSMVVWLFVALVITQTYTANLSSMLTVQKLDGAAPNVEALLNSNAVVGYGTGSYLQNYLVDVLRFKTQNIRNYTTLEAYAQAFKNKEIAAVFLEVPLAKLFLAKYCRRFVSVGPTYKVGGFGFAFPRGSPLLPSIDEALLKVSENGILMELENRFINPGNCPDVEDENHSLSLRSFGTLFIITTGTSTISLAIYIFSRGNSMLGYATIWRLMLAAMRFWACQRQITGRSSNAENSVNNMAPQASGMQSLV; encoded by the exons ATGAACATGTTTAACCATAtgatcttctctttctttgcattaacctttttatttatgctGAAGAAAACAGCAGCAGAGGGAGTCCATGCACAAGGCATCAATATTGGTGCTATAATCGATATGAGTTCACGTATTGGTAAAGAGCAGAGAGTTGCCATGGAAATTGCAATGGAGGATTTCTATGGCACCGGCAATCAGACCTTGTTTCTTCACATTAAAGATTCTCAAAGGGATCCTGTCTGTGCAGCTCTTGCAG CAATGGATCTCATCAACAATCAACAAGTACAAGCCATTTTAGGACCACAGACGTGGGAAGAGGCGTTATCAGTCGCTGAGATCAGTAGCCAAACTCAGGTTCCAATTCTTTCTTTGGCTGACACCACTCCCAAATGGGCAACAGAGCGATGGCCTTACCTGCTTCAAGCTTCACCTAGCAAGCAAGAGCAAACGAAAGCCATTGCAGCTATTGTGCAATCATGGAATTGGCATCAGGTCACTGTAATATACGAAGGTACGGATTCATCAGCTATTGAAGTCACACCATCTCTCTTTAATGCCCTGAGAGATGCAGGTGTAGGAGTCATCCAAGGTCTAGTCCTCCCTACTTTTGCTTCTACCATTACGTTGTCTAAAGAGCTCGAAAAACTTAAAAGTGAGCAGAGCAGAGTCTTTGTTGTTCATTTGTCCTTCCCTTTGGCCGTGCGACTATttgaaaaggcaaagaaaatgaaaatgatggaAAAAGACTATGTATGGATCACGACAAATCCCATTACAAGCCTTGTTCACTCCAATGCCTCTATTATCTCCTCTTCAATGCAGGGAGTAATAGGGGTCAAGAGTTATTTCTCTGAAAGAGGGCACCTTTTTCGTGAGATTCGTCAAAGATTTCGAAGGAAATTTAGCATAGAAAATCCTAAAGATGACAACAATGAACCTGGAATTTATGCAGCAGAGGCCTATGATGCAGTTTGGACAATGGCTGTAGCGTTGAATGGAAGTAACCGAGGAGGTCAAGAGTTGTTAGAAACAATTTTGCAAGTGGACTTCCATGGTCTATCAGGAAAAGTTCAGTTCATCAAATTCATCAACGAAAGAGCTCCTGCAAACAGATTTCATATCATCAATATAATTGGAAATAGTTACAAGGAGCTTGGGTTTTGGTCAAAAGGATTAGGCTTCTCTAAGACTATCCATGAAAATTCTATTTACCGCTCTTGTATGACTGATTGGGAGCAAGCGCTTTGGCCAGAGGGACCGTGGAATACTTCTTCAAGAGGATGGATTACCGCAACGAGTGCAAACCCATGGAGAATTGGTGTGCCTGGCGAATCAGGTTATAGAGAGTTTGTGCATGTGGAATATGATCACTTGGGAAACAATACTTCTTTTTCTGGATTTGCAATCGAGGTTTTCAGAGAAACTATAAAACGCTTGCCGTTCATTTTGCCATACGAGTTCATTGCCTTCAAAAACACTTCTTATGATGAGCTTGTAAAACAAATCCATCTCAAG AAGTATGATGCAGTAGTTGGTGATGTGGTAATATTGGCTAGCAGATACCAGCTCGCAGAATTCACAAAGCCTTACACGGAAACAGGATTGATGCTGATAGTCCCTGCTCAAGCAGGCAATAGAGAACTGTCATTTATCAGACCCTTCACAAAATCCATGTGGGTTCTAACTGCAGTCATAACTGTCTACAATGGTTTTATAATCTGGTTGATAGAGCGAAATCATTGCCCTTCACTTAAGGGTTCGATGCTGCATCAAACAGGAATAATGCTTTGGTTAGCCTTCAACACTCTTTTCTCGTTACATG GGGGGAAAATGCATAGCAATCTATCCAGGATGTCGATGGTAGTCTGGCTGTTCGTGGCGCTAGTAATCACACAGACTTACACTGCTAACCTTTCGAGCATGCTTACTGTCCAGAAGCTTGATGGTGCTGCTCCTAATGTCGAGGCCCTGCTAAATAGCAATGCCGTTGTTGGATATGGCACAGGTTCCTACCTGCAAAATTATTTGGTGGATGTTTTACGTTTCAAGACGCAAAACATCAGGAATTATACCACATTGGAAGCTTATGCTCAAGCATTCAAGAACAAAGAAATTGCTGCTGTCTTTCTTGAAGTTCCTCTGGCCAAATTATTCCTAGCAAAATACTGCCGCCGCTTTGTCTCAGTAGGGCCAACGTAC AAAGTCGGAGGGTTTGGATTT GCATTTCCTCGTGGATCTCCATTACTTCCTAGCATCGACGAAGCTCTACTGAAAGTATCTGAAAATGGAATTCTAATGGAACTAGAGAACAGATTCATTAATCCAGGAAATTGCCCAGATGTGGAAGATGAAAATCATAGCCTTAGCCTCAGAAGCTTTGGTACACTCTTCATAATAACCACCGGCACTTCAACAATCTCCCTTGCAATCTACATTTTCTCGAGAGGCAATTCCATGCTCGGATACGCAACCATATGGAGACTTATGTTGGCTGCAATGAGGTTTTGGGCCTGTCAAAGGCAGATCACTGGAAGATCAAGCAATGCTGAGAATTCTGTTAATAATATGGCTCCGCAGGCATCAGGTATGCAATCTCTTGTATGA